One window from the genome of Saimiri boliviensis isolate mSaiBol1 chromosome 2, mSaiBol1.pri, whole genome shotgun sequence encodes:
- the GRAMD2A gene encoding GRAM domain-containing protein 2A isoform X2: MTALSRSEAAEAGSNQQMHGKTSRNSPVSCKEKPDRVQEPLDCSLHCPEGLKGEELKKCGREGISLNKYNQQYHRLFKDVPLEEVVLKVCSCALQRDLLLQGRLYISPNWLCFHASLFGKDIKVVIPVVSVQMIKKHKLARLLPNGLAITTNTSQKYIFVSLLSRDSVYELLRRVCTHLQPSSKKSLSVREFPEEPESLVRAEAGTKDCWPDSAWSSEEVLIPEMKWRKVCPSSRSLSLPDNMPHTPPAPVDSTDSFFPSRMPPGPEKSRAQVASENGRRWAWPMPGWGPACPKKMPNCSPIAENAVCEDDELEEETRSTGELRLWDYRLLKVFFVLICILAVSSSYLAFRISQLEQQLCSLSWNSPVPGHR; encoded by the exons CAACCAACAAATGCACGGGAAGACTTCTCGGAACAGTCCTGTGTCCTGCAAAGAGAAACCAGACAGAGTTCAGGAGCCCCTGGACTGCAG TCTGCACTGCCCAGAAGGCTTGAAGGGTGAAGAGCTAAAGAAGTGTGGCCGAGAAGGG ATATCACTTAATAAATACAACCAGCAATACCACAGGCTGTTTAAGGATGTTCCCTTGGAGGAAGTGGTTCTCAAAG TGTGCTCCTGTGCCCTCCAGAGGGACCTCCTTCTTCAGGGCCGACTCTACATCTCCCCCAACTGGCTCTGCTTTCACGCCAGCCTCTTTGGCAAGGATATCAAG GTGGTCATTCCTGTGGTGTCTGTGCAAATGATCAAAAAACACAAGCTGGCACGGCTCCTTCCCAACGGCCTGGccatcaccaccaacaccagCCAGAAG TATATCTTTGTGTCACTGCTGTCCCGGGACAGTGTATATGAGCTGCTGAGGAGAGTCTGCACCCACCTGCAG ccttccagcaAGAAGAGTCTAAGCGTAAGAGAATTTCCAGAGGAACCCGAGTCTCTGGTGAGAGCTGAAGCTGGGACCAAAGACTGCTGGCCTGACAGTGCCTGGAGCTCTGAG GAAGTCCTCATCCCTGAGATGAAGTGGAGAAAGGTATGCCCTTCCTCCAGGTCCCTGTCTCTCCCGGACAACATGCCTCATACTCCTCCAGCACCTGTGGACTCCACAGACAGTTTTTTCCCCTCCAGGATGCCTCCAGGGCCTG AAAAGTCAAGAGCCCAAGTAGCCTCTGAAAATGGCAGGAGGTGGGCATGGCCCatgccaggctggggtcctgccTGCCCTAAGAAGATGCCGAACTGCTCTCCCATTGCAGAGAATGCTGTCTGTGAGGATGATGAGCTGGAGGAGGAGACTAGGAGCACTGGGGAGCTGAGGCTCTGGGATTACCGGCTCCTGAAGGTCTTCTTTGTGCT GATCTGCATCCTGGCTGTGTCCTCATCTTACCTGGCGTTCCGTATTTCACAGCTAGAGCAGCAGTTATGCTCCTTGAGTTGGAACAGCCCCGTCCCTGGGCACAGGTGA
- the GRAMD2A gene encoding GRAM domain-containing protein 2A isoform X6, whose translation MTALSRSEAAEAGSNQQMHGKTSRNSPVSCKEKPDRVQEPLDCSLHCPEGLKGEELKKCGREGISLNKYNQQYHRLFKDVPLEEVVLKVCSCALQRDLLLQGRLYISPNWLCFHASLFGKDIKVVIPVVSVQMIKKHKLARLLPNGLAITTNTSQKYIFVSLLSRDSVYELLRRVCTHLQPSSKKSLSVREFPEEPESLEVLIPEMKWRKVCPSSRSLSLPDNMPHTPPAPVDSTDSFFPSRMPPGPEKSRAQVASENGRRWAWPMPGWGPACPKKMPNCSPIAENAVCEDDELEEETRSTGELRLWDYRLLKVFFVLICILAVSSSYLAFRISQLEQQLCSLSWNSPVPGHR comes from the exons CAACCAACAAATGCACGGGAAGACTTCTCGGAACAGTCCTGTGTCCTGCAAAGAGAAACCAGACAGAGTTCAGGAGCCCCTGGACTGCAG TCTGCACTGCCCAGAAGGCTTGAAGGGTGAAGAGCTAAAGAAGTGTGGCCGAGAAGGG ATATCACTTAATAAATACAACCAGCAATACCACAGGCTGTTTAAGGATGTTCCCTTGGAGGAAGTGGTTCTCAAAG TGTGCTCCTGTGCCCTCCAGAGGGACCTCCTTCTTCAGGGCCGACTCTACATCTCCCCCAACTGGCTCTGCTTTCACGCCAGCCTCTTTGGCAAGGATATCAAG GTGGTCATTCCTGTGGTGTCTGTGCAAATGATCAAAAAACACAAGCTGGCACGGCTCCTTCCCAACGGCCTGGccatcaccaccaacaccagCCAGAAG TATATCTTTGTGTCACTGCTGTCCCGGGACAGTGTATATGAGCTGCTGAGGAGAGTCTGCACCCACCTGCAG ccttccagcaAGAAGAGTCTAAGCGTAAGAGAATTTCCAGAGGAACCCGAGTCTCTG GAAGTCCTCATCCCTGAGATGAAGTGGAGAAAGGTATGCCCTTCCTCCAGGTCCCTGTCTCTCCCGGACAACATGCCTCATACTCCTCCAGCACCTGTGGACTCCACAGACAGTTTTTTCCCCTCCAGGATGCCTCCAGGGCCTG AAAAGTCAAGAGCCCAAGTAGCCTCTGAAAATGGCAGGAGGTGGGCATGGCCCatgccaggctggggtcctgccTGCCCTAAGAAGATGCCGAACTGCTCTCCCATTGCAGAGAATGCTGTCTGTGAGGATGATGAGCTGGAGGAGGAGACTAGGAGCACTGGGGAGCTGAGGCTCTGGGATTACCGGCTCCTGAAGGTCTTCTTTGTGCT GATCTGCATCCTGGCTGTGTCCTCATCTTACCTGGCGTTCCGTATTTCACAGCTAGAGCAGCAGTTATGCTCCTTGAGTTGGAACAGCCCCGTCCCTGGGCACAGGTGA
- the GRAMD2A gene encoding GRAM domain-containing protein 2A isoform X1 yields the protein MTALSRSEAAEAGSNQQMHGKTSRNSPVSCKEKPDRVQEPLDCSLHCPEGLKGEELKKCGREGISLNKYNQQYHRLFKDVPLEEVVLKVCSCALQRDLLLQGRLYISPNWLCFHASLFGKDIKVVIPVVSVQMIKKHKLARLLPNGLAITTNTSQKYIFVSLLSRDSVYELLRRVCTHLQPSSKKSLSVREFPEEPESLVRAEAGTKDCWPDSAWSSEEVLIPEMKWRKVCPSSRSLSLPDNMPHTPPAPVDSTDSFFPSRMPPGPEKSRAQVASENGRRWAWPMPGWGPACPKKMPNCSPIAENAVCEDDELEEETRSTGELRLWDYRLLKVFFVLICILAVSSSYLAFRISQLEQQLCSLSWNSPVPGHR from the exons CAACCAACAAATGCACGGGAAGACTTCTCGGAACAGTCCTGTGTCCTGCAAAGAGAAACCAGACAGAGTTCAGGAGCCCCTGGACTGCAG TCTGCACTGCCCAGAAGGCTTGAAGGGTGAAGAGCTAAAGAAGTGTGGCCGAGAAGGG ATATCACTTAATAAATACAACCAGCAATACCACAGGCTGTTTAAGGATGTTCCCTTGGAGGAAGTGGTTCTCAAAG TGTGCTCCTGTGCCCTCCAGAGGGACCTCCTTCTTCAGGGCCGACTCTACATCTCCCCCAACTGGCTCTGCTTTCACGCCAGCCTCTTTGGCAAGGATATCAAG GTGGTCATTCCTGTGGTGTCTGTGCAAATGATCAAAAAACACAAGCTGGCACGGCTCCTTCCCAACGGCCTGGccatcaccaccaacaccagCCAGAAG TATATCTTTGTGTCACTGCTGTCCCGGGACAGTGTATATGAGCTGCTGAGGAGAGTCTGCACCCACCTGCAG ccttccagcaAGAAGAGTCTAAGCGTAAGAGAATTTCCAGAGGAACCCGAGTCTCTGGTGAGAGCTGAAGCTGGGACCAAAGACTGCTGGCCTGACAGTGCCTGGAGCTCTGAG GAAGTCCTCATCCCTGAGATGAAGTGGAGAAAGGTATGCCCTTCCTCCAGGTCCCTGTCTCTCCCGGACAACATGCCTCATACTCCTCCAGCACCTGTGGACTCCACAGACAGTTTTTTCCCCTCCAGGATGCCTCCAGGGCCTG AAAAGTCAAGAGCCCAAGTAGCCTCTGAAAATGGCAGGAGGTGGGCATGGCCCatgccaggctggggtcctgccTGCCCTAAGAAGATGCCGAACTGCTCTCCCATTGCAGAGAATGCTGTCTGTGAGGATGATGAGCTGGAGGAGGAGACTAGGAGCACTGGGGAGCTGAGGCTCTGGGATTACCGGCTCCTGAAGGTCTTCTTTGTGCT GATCTGCATCCTGGCTGTGTCCTCATCTTACCTGGCGTTCCGTATTTCACAGCTAGAGCAGCAGTTATGCTCCTTGAGTTGGAACAGCCCCGTCCCTGGGCACAG GTAA
- the GRAMD2A gene encoding GRAM domain-containing protein 2A isoform X5 codes for MTALSRSEAAEAGSNQQMHGKTSRNSPVSCKEKPDRVQEPLDCSLHCPEGLKGEELKKCGREGISLNKYNQQYHRLFKDVPLEEVVLKVCSCALQRDLLLQGRLYISPNWLCFHASLFGKDIKVVIPVVSVQMIKKHKLARLLPNGLAITTNTSQKYIFVSLLSRDSVYELLRRVCTHLQPSSKKSLSVREFPEEPESLEVLIPEMKWRKVCPSSRSLSLPDNMPHTPPAPVDSTDSFFPSRMPPGPEKSRAQVASENGRRWAWPMPGWGPACPKKMPNCSPIAENAVCEDDELEEETRSTGELRLWDYRLLKVFFVLICILAVSSSYLAFRISQLEQQLCSLSWNSPVPGHR; via the exons CAACCAACAAATGCACGGGAAGACTTCTCGGAACAGTCCTGTGTCCTGCAAAGAGAAACCAGACAGAGTTCAGGAGCCCCTGGACTGCAG TCTGCACTGCCCAGAAGGCTTGAAGGGTGAAGAGCTAAAGAAGTGTGGCCGAGAAGGG ATATCACTTAATAAATACAACCAGCAATACCACAGGCTGTTTAAGGATGTTCCCTTGGAGGAAGTGGTTCTCAAAG TGTGCTCCTGTGCCCTCCAGAGGGACCTCCTTCTTCAGGGCCGACTCTACATCTCCCCCAACTGGCTCTGCTTTCACGCCAGCCTCTTTGGCAAGGATATCAAG GTGGTCATTCCTGTGGTGTCTGTGCAAATGATCAAAAAACACAAGCTGGCACGGCTCCTTCCCAACGGCCTGGccatcaccaccaacaccagCCAGAAG TATATCTTTGTGTCACTGCTGTCCCGGGACAGTGTATATGAGCTGCTGAGGAGAGTCTGCACCCACCTGCAG ccttccagcaAGAAGAGTCTAAGCGTAAGAGAATTTCCAGAGGAACCCGAGTCTCTG GAAGTCCTCATCCCTGAGATGAAGTGGAGAAAGGTATGCCCTTCCTCCAGGTCCCTGTCTCTCCCGGACAACATGCCTCATACTCCTCCAGCACCTGTGGACTCCACAGACAGTTTTTTCCCCTCCAGGATGCCTCCAGGGCCTG AAAAGTCAAGAGCCCAAGTAGCCTCTGAAAATGGCAGGAGGTGGGCATGGCCCatgccaggctggggtcctgccTGCCCTAAGAAGATGCCGAACTGCTCTCCCATTGCAGAGAATGCTGTCTGTGAGGATGATGAGCTGGAGGAGGAGACTAGGAGCACTGGGGAGCTGAGGCTCTGGGATTACCGGCTCCTGAAGGTCTTCTTTGTGCT GATCTGCATCCTGGCTGTGTCCTCATCTTACCTGGCGTTCCGTATTTCACAGCTAGAGCAGCAGTTATGCTCCTTGAGTTGGAACAGCCCCGTCCCTGGGCACAG GTAA
- the GRAMD2A gene encoding GRAM domain-containing protein 2A isoform X8 codes for MTALSRSEAAEAGSNQQMHGKTSRNSPVSCKEKPDRVQEPLDCSLHCPEGLKGEELKKCGREGISLNKYNQQYHRLFKDVPLEEVVLKVCSCALQRDLLLQGRLYISPNWLCFHASLFGKDIKVVIPVVSVQMIKKHKLARLLPNGLAITTNTSQKYIFVSLLSRDSVYELLRRVCTHLQPSSKKSLSVREFPEEPESLVRAEAGTKDCWPDSAWSSEEVLIPEMKWRKVCPSSRSLSLPDNMPHTPPAPVDSTDSFFPSRMPPGPENAVCEDDELEEETRSTGELRLWDYRLLKVFFVLICILAVSSSYLAFRISQLEQQLCSLSWNSPVPGHR; via the exons CAACCAACAAATGCACGGGAAGACTTCTCGGAACAGTCCTGTGTCCTGCAAAGAGAAACCAGACAGAGTTCAGGAGCCCCTGGACTGCAG TCTGCACTGCCCAGAAGGCTTGAAGGGTGAAGAGCTAAAGAAGTGTGGCCGAGAAGGG ATATCACTTAATAAATACAACCAGCAATACCACAGGCTGTTTAAGGATGTTCCCTTGGAGGAAGTGGTTCTCAAAG TGTGCTCCTGTGCCCTCCAGAGGGACCTCCTTCTTCAGGGCCGACTCTACATCTCCCCCAACTGGCTCTGCTTTCACGCCAGCCTCTTTGGCAAGGATATCAAG GTGGTCATTCCTGTGGTGTCTGTGCAAATGATCAAAAAACACAAGCTGGCACGGCTCCTTCCCAACGGCCTGGccatcaccaccaacaccagCCAGAAG TATATCTTTGTGTCACTGCTGTCCCGGGACAGTGTATATGAGCTGCTGAGGAGAGTCTGCACCCACCTGCAG ccttccagcaAGAAGAGTCTAAGCGTAAGAGAATTTCCAGAGGAACCCGAGTCTCTGGTGAGAGCTGAAGCTGGGACCAAAGACTGCTGGCCTGACAGTGCCTGGAGCTCTGAG GAAGTCCTCATCCCTGAGATGAAGTGGAGAAAGGTATGCCCTTCCTCCAGGTCCCTGTCTCTCCCGGACAACATGCCTCATACTCCTCCAGCACCTGTGGACTCCACAGACAGTTTTTTCCCCTCCAGGATGCCTCCAGGGCCTG AGAATGCTGTCTGTGAGGATGATGAGCTGGAGGAGGAGACTAGGAGCACTGGGGAGCTGAGGCTCTGGGATTACCGGCTCCTGAAGGTCTTCTTTGTGCT GATCTGCATCCTGGCTGTGTCCTCATCTTACCTGGCGTTCCGTATTTCACAGCTAGAGCAGCAGTTATGCTCCTTGAGTTGGAACAGCCCCGTCCCTGGGCACAG GTAA
- the GRAMD2A gene encoding GRAM domain-containing protein 2A isoform X4, producing MHGKTSRNSPVSCKEKPDRVQEPLDCSLHCPEGLKGEELKKCGREGISLNKYNQQYHRLFKDVPLEEVVLKVCSCALQRDLLLQGRLYISPNWLCFHASLFGKDIKVVIPVVSVQMIKKHKLARLLPNGLAITTNTSQKYIFVSLLSRDSVYELLRRVCTHLQPSSKKSLSVREFPEEPESLVRAEAGTKDCWPDSAWSSEEVLIPEMKWRKVCPSSRSLSLPDNMPHTPPAPVDSTDSFFPSRMPPGPEKSRAQVASENGRRWAWPMPGWGPACPKKMPNCSPIAENAVCEDDELEEETRSTGELRLWDYRLLKVFFVLICILAVSSSYLAFRISQLEQQLCSLSWNSPVPGHR from the exons ATGCACGGGAAGACTTCTCGGAACAGTCCTGTGTCCTGCAAAGAGAAACCAGACAGAGTTCAGGAGCCCCTGGACTGCAG TCTGCACTGCCCAGAAGGCTTGAAGGGTGAAGAGCTAAAGAAGTGTGGCCGAGAAGGG ATATCACTTAATAAATACAACCAGCAATACCACAGGCTGTTTAAGGATGTTCCCTTGGAGGAAGTGGTTCTCAAAG TGTGCTCCTGTGCCCTCCAGAGGGACCTCCTTCTTCAGGGCCGACTCTACATCTCCCCCAACTGGCTCTGCTTTCACGCCAGCCTCTTTGGCAAGGATATCAAG GTGGTCATTCCTGTGGTGTCTGTGCAAATGATCAAAAAACACAAGCTGGCACGGCTCCTTCCCAACGGCCTGGccatcaccaccaacaccagCCAGAAG TATATCTTTGTGTCACTGCTGTCCCGGGACAGTGTATATGAGCTGCTGAGGAGAGTCTGCACCCACCTGCAG ccttccagcaAGAAGAGTCTAAGCGTAAGAGAATTTCCAGAGGAACCCGAGTCTCTGGTGAGAGCTGAAGCTGGGACCAAAGACTGCTGGCCTGACAGTGCCTGGAGCTCTGAG GAAGTCCTCATCCCTGAGATGAAGTGGAGAAAGGTATGCCCTTCCTCCAGGTCCCTGTCTCTCCCGGACAACATGCCTCATACTCCTCCAGCACCTGTGGACTCCACAGACAGTTTTTTCCCCTCCAGGATGCCTCCAGGGCCTG AAAAGTCAAGAGCCCAAGTAGCCTCTGAAAATGGCAGGAGGTGGGCATGGCCCatgccaggctggggtcctgccTGCCCTAAGAAGATGCCGAACTGCTCTCCCATTGCAGAGAATGCTGTCTGTGAGGATGATGAGCTGGAGGAGGAGACTAGGAGCACTGGGGAGCTGAGGCTCTGGGATTACCGGCTCCTGAAGGTCTTCTTTGTGCT GATCTGCATCCTGGCTGTGTCCTCATCTTACCTGGCGTTCCGTATTTCACAGCTAGAGCAGCAGTTATGCTCCTTGAGTTGGAACAGCCCCGTCCCTGGGCACAG GTAA
- the GRAMD2A gene encoding GRAM domain-containing protein 2A isoform X3 — translation MSNQQMHGKTSRNSPVSCKEKPDRVQEPLDCSLHCPEGLKGEELKKCGREGISLNKYNQQYHRLFKDVPLEEVVLKVCSCALQRDLLLQGRLYISPNWLCFHASLFGKDIKVVIPVVSVQMIKKHKLARLLPNGLAITTNTSQKYIFVSLLSRDSVYELLRRVCTHLQPSSKKSLSVREFPEEPESLVRAEAGTKDCWPDSAWSSEEVLIPEMKWRKVCPSSRSLSLPDNMPHTPPAPVDSTDSFFPSRMPPGPEKSRAQVASENGRRWAWPMPGWGPACPKKMPNCSPIAENAVCEDDELEEETRSTGELRLWDYRLLKVFFVLICILAVSSSYLAFRISQLEQQLCSLSWNSPVPGHR, via the exons ATGAG CAACCAACAAATGCACGGGAAGACTTCTCGGAACAGTCCTGTGTCCTGCAAAGAGAAACCAGACAGAGTTCAGGAGCCCCTGGACTGCAG TCTGCACTGCCCAGAAGGCTTGAAGGGTGAAGAGCTAAAGAAGTGTGGCCGAGAAGGG ATATCACTTAATAAATACAACCAGCAATACCACAGGCTGTTTAAGGATGTTCCCTTGGAGGAAGTGGTTCTCAAAG TGTGCTCCTGTGCCCTCCAGAGGGACCTCCTTCTTCAGGGCCGACTCTACATCTCCCCCAACTGGCTCTGCTTTCACGCCAGCCTCTTTGGCAAGGATATCAAG GTGGTCATTCCTGTGGTGTCTGTGCAAATGATCAAAAAACACAAGCTGGCACGGCTCCTTCCCAACGGCCTGGccatcaccaccaacaccagCCAGAAG TATATCTTTGTGTCACTGCTGTCCCGGGACAGTGTATATGAGCTGCTGAGGAGAGTCTGCACCCACCTGCAG ccttccagcaAGAAGAGTCTAAGCGTAAGAGAATTTCCAGAGGAACCCGAGTCTCTGGTGAGAGCTGAAGCTGGGACCAAAGACTGCTGGCCTGACAGTGCCTGGAGCTCTGAG GAAGTCCTCATCCCTGAGATGAAGTGGAGAAAGGTATGCCCTTCCTCCAGGTCCCTGTCTCTCCCGGACAACATGCCTCATACTCCTCCAGCACCTGTGGACTCCACAGACAGTTTTTTCCCCTCCAGGATGCCTCCAGGGCCTG AAAAGTCAAGAGCCCAAGTAGCCTCTGAAAATGGCAGGAGGTGGGCATGGCCCatgccaggctggggtcctgccTGCCCTAAGAAGATGCCGAACTGCTCTCCCATTGCAGAGAATGCTGTCTGTGAGGATGATGAGCTGGAGGAGGAGACTAGGAGCACTGGGGAGCTGAGGCTCTGGGATTACCGGCTCCTGAAGGTCTTCTTTGTGCT GATCTGCATCCTGGCTGTGTCCTCATCTTACCTGGCGTTCCGTATTTCACAGCTAGAGCAGCAGTTATGCTCCTTGAGTTGGAACAGCCCCGTCCCTGGGCACAG GTAA
- the GRAMD2A gene encoding GRAM domain-containing protein 2A isoform X7 yields MAHGQAPELLHCPEGLKGEELKKCGREGISLNKYNQQYHRLFKDVPLEEVVLKVCSCALQRDLLLQGRLYISPNWLCFHASLFGKDIKVVIPVVSVQMIKKHKLARLLPNGLAITTNTSQKYIFVSLLSRDSVYELLRRVCTHLQPSSKKSLSVREFPEEPESLVRAEAGTKDCWPDSAWSSEEVLIPEMKWRKVCPSSRSLSLPDNMPHTPPAPVDSTDSFFPSRMPPGPEKSRAQVASENGRRWAWPMPGWGPACPKKMPNCSPIAENAVCEDDELEEETRSTGELRLWDYRLLKVFFVLICILAVSSSYLAFRISQLEQQLCSLSWNSPVPGHR; encoded by the exons ATGGCCCATGGCCAGGCCCCGGAGCT TCTGCACTGCCCAGAAGGCTTGAAGGGTGAAGAGCTAAAGAAGTGTGGCCGAGAAGGG ATATCACTTAATAAATACAACCAGCAATACCACAGGCTGTTTAAGGATGTTCCCTTGGAGGAAGTGGTTCTCAAAG TGTGCTCCTGTGCCCTCCAGAGGGACCTCCTTCTTCAGGGCCGACTCTACATCTCCCCCAACTGGCTCTGCTTTCACGCCAGCCTCTTTGGCAAGGATATCAAG GTGGTCATTCCTGTGGTGTCTGTGCAAATGATCAAAAAACACAAGCTGGCACGGCTCCTTCCCAACGGCCTGGccatcaccaccaacaccagCCAGAAG TATATCTTTGTGTCACTGCTGTCCCGGGACAGTGTATATGAGCTGCTGAGGAGAGTCTGCACCCACCTGCAG ccttccagcaAGAAGAGTCTAAGCGTAAGAGAATTTCCAGAGGAACCCGAGTCTCTGGTGAGAGCTGAAGCTGGGACCAAAGACTGCTGGCCTGACAGTGCCTGGAGCTCTGAG GAAGTCCTCATCCCTGAGATGAAGTGGAGAAAGGTATGCCCTTCCTCCAGGTCCCTGTCTCTCCCGGACAACATGCCTCATACTCCTCCAGCACCTGTGGACTCCACAGACAGTTTTTTCCCCTCCAGGATGCCTCCAGGGCCTG AAAAGTCAAGAGCCCAAGTAGCCTCTGAAAATGGCAGGAGGTGGGCATGGCCCatgccaggctggggtcctgccTGCCCTAAGAAGATGCCGAACTGCTCTCCCATTGCAGAGAATGCTGTCTGTGAGGATGATGAGCTGGAGGAGGAGACTAGGAGCACTGGGGAGCTGAGGCTCTGGGATTACCGGCTCCTGAAGGTCTTCTTTGTGCT GATCTGCATCCTGGCTGTGTCCTCATCTTACCTGGCGTTCCGTATTTCACAGCTAGAGCAGCAGTTATGCTCCTTGAGTTGGAACAGCCCCGTCCCTGGGCACAG GTAA